From Staphylococcus delphini, one genomic window encodes:
- a CDS encoding VOC family protein gives MTKLYPYIAFENTKEALEYYEEVFGATEINRLPVTKEQAGHFGLSQEDATDATMHAEFTIASTQLFASDSFGKAASINGAISLMLDYDVNVAEDAQEIEALYDRVKGHDSITVEMPLAEQFWGGKMGVFTDRYGIRWMIHGQDTTAQ, from the coding sequence ATGACAAAATTATATCCATATATTGCGTTTGAAAATACAAAAGAAGCGTTAGAATATTATGAGGAAGTTTTCGGAGCAACTGAAATTAATCGTTTACCAGTGACAAAAGAACAAGCGGGTCATTTTGGTTTGTCACAAGAGGATGCAACTGATGCGACGATGCATGCGGAATTCACTATTGCCTCAACGCAACTGTTCGCGTCTGATTCATTTGGGAAAGCGGCGTCAATTAACGGTGCGATTTCACTCATGTTAGACTATGATGTGAATGTTGCGGAAGATGCCCAAGAAATTGAAGCGTTGTATGACCGCGTAAAAGGTCATGACAGTATTACAGTAGAAATGCCTTTAGCAGAACAGTTCTGGGGCGGGAAAATGGGCGTATTTACAGATCGATACGGTATTCGTTGGATGATTCACGGTCAAGATACAACGGCACAATAA
- a CDS encoding putative immunity/bacteriocin fusion bifunctional protein, producing the protein MQLEKKIKKGGFTEFKLNDENSKLKYIIKNQDGKKEYGFIVSTVYKNKKTKEIIVSELIYDSYHNKITKFVAKKRKQPENKEGKLIVNKNYIAQEDNQNAPQAVGFKWNGKAFACSMGGLYACAHYCGVWAIVNPIAGAGCEVVSGTAFAAACSLS; encoded by the coding sequence ATTCAATTAGAAAAGAAAATCAAAAAAGGCGGATTTACAGAATTTAAATTAAATGATGAAAATTCAAAGCTAAAATACATAATTAAAAATCAAGACGGTAAAAAAGAATATGGCTTTATAGTCAGCACAGTCTATAAAAACAAAAAAACAAAAGAGATTATTGTTTCTGAGTTAATATATGACAGCTATCATAATAAAATAACAAAATTTGTAGCTAAAAAAAGAAAACAACCTGAAAATAAGGAAGGCAAATTGATTGTAAACAAAAACTATATAGCGCAAGAAGATAATCAAAATGCACCTCAAGCAGTAGGATTTAAATGGAATGGTAAAGCATTTGCATGTAGTATGGGCGGGCTTTATGCATGTGCTCATTATTGCGGAGTGTGGGCAATTGTAAACCCAATAGCAGGCGCAGGGTGTGAAGTGGTTTCTGGTACTGCATTCGCAGCAGCATGCTCTCTCAGCTAA
- a CDS encoding epsilon family phenol-soluble modulin codes for MFIIDLIKKVIEFLKGLFGNK; via the coding sequence ATGTTTATCATCGACTTAATTAAAAAAGTTATCGAATTCTTGAAAGGTTTATTCGGTAACAAATAA
- a CDS encoding YfcE family phosphodiesterase: MKKVIVLSDNHSETGILYDVYQQHEDADAFFHLGDSEFKYDDTELSLFQRVKGNMDFYPEFPDNQVASVGSYRIFFTHGHLYGVNSSRQQLAQAAIAHEAPIALYGHTHVAKYEQIHGVHVINPGSISQSRSDIEETYAEIVLDGTNRFVNFRNRHHDIIDTVTFQIEE; encoded by the coding sequence ATGAAAAAAGTTATCGTCCTGAGTGACAATCATTCAGAAACAGGCATTTTATATGATGTGTATCAACAACATGAAGACGCAGATGCATTTTTTCATTTAGGTGATTCAGAATTTAAATATGATGACACAGAGTTAAGTCTATTCCAACGTGTGAAAGGGAATATGGACTTTTATCCTGAATTTCCTGACAATCAAGTCGCATCGGTTGGCAGTTATCGTATATTTTTCACGCATGGACATCTCTATGGCGTCAACAGTTCACGTCAACAACTTGCTCAGGCCGCAATTGCACATGAGGCGCCCATTGCATTGTATGGTCACACACATGTCGCAAAATATGAACAAATACACGGCGTACATGTCATCAATCCGGGAAGTATTTCACAATCACGGAGCGACATTGAAGAAACGTATGCTGAGATCGTATTAGATGGTACGAATCGTTTTGTGAACTTCCGCAATCGTCACCATGACATTATCGATACAGTGACATTTCAAATTGAGGAATAA
- a CDS encoding XTP/dITP diphosphatase encodes MADIVIASSNQGKINDFKVIFSEDNVIGINEMIEDFDVEETGTTFEENARLKSEAAAKLLNATVIADDSGLEVAALNGEPGVYSARYAGGQKSDEANIEKVLKGLESEENRAARFVCVISMTTATGETTTFKGTVDGEITLSQIGENGFGYDPIFLIPERQKTMAQLTAEEKSEISHRRKAIDQLKAYIEGEGK; translated from the coding sequence ATGGCAGATATCGTCATTGCATCATCAAATCAAGGGAAAATTAATGATTTTAAAGTCATTTTTTCAGAAGACAATGTCATTGGAATCAACGAGATGATTGAAGATTTTGATGTTGAAGAAACTGGCACGACATTTGAAGAAAATGCCCGCTTGAAATCAGAAGCAGCTGCAAAGTTACTGAATGCAACGGTGATTGCTGATGATAGCGGCTTAGAAGTTGCAGCATTGAACGGCGAACCCGGCGTCTATTCAGCACGTTATGCAGGAGGCCAAAAAAGTGATGAGGCCAATATTGAAAAAGTGCTTAAAGGATTAGAAAGTGAAGAGAACCGTGCAGCCCGCTTTGTTTGTGTGATTAGCATGACGACAGCAACTGGAGAAACAACAACATTTAAAGGCACAGTTGATGGTGAAATCACGTTAAGTCAAATCGGTGAAAATGGCTTTGGATATGATCCGATTTTCTTAATTCCTGAACGTCAAAAAACAATGGCTCAACTCACTGCTGAAGAAAAATCAGAAATCAGTCATCGTCGTAAAGCTATTGACCAATTAAAAGCATATATTGAGGGTGAGGGGAAATGA
- the racE gene encoding glutamate racemase, whose protein sequence is MDRPIGVMDSGVGGLTVAKEIMRQLPNETIYYLGDVGRCPYGPRDQEEVKKFTIEMANYLVQYDIKMLVIACNTATAVALEPLQEQLKIPVIGVIEPGARTAIMTTKNQNVLVLGTEGTIKSEAYRTHIKKINPHVDVYGVACPGFVPLVEEMKYKDPTITNIIIHQTLKSWRQTEADTVILGCTHYPLLYQPIFDYFGKTKTVISSGLETAREVSALLTFSHEHAHYTPQPKHRFFANGEVRHMTYIIQEWLKIDAEVERIQLG, encoded by the coding sequence ATGGATAGACCAATTGGAGTTATGGATTCAGGAGTAGGCGGACTCACAGTAGCAAAAGAAATCATGAGACAACTCCCCAATGAAACCATTTATTATTTAGGGGATGTCGGTCGTTGCCCATACGGTCCTCGAGATCAAGAAGAAGTTAAAAAATTTACAATCGAAATGGCCAATTATTTAGTGCAGTACGATATAAAAATGCTTGTCATCGCATGTAATACGGCAACAGCTGTCGCATTGGAACCCTTACAAGAACAGTTGAAAATTCCGGTTATCGGCGTTATTGAACCCGGTGCGAGAACCGCGATTATGACGACTAAAAATCAAAATGTCCTCGTACTTGGCACAGAAGGCACGATTAAATCAGAAGCTTATCGCACGCATATTAAAAAAATTAACCCGCATGTCGATGTTTACGGTGTGGCATGCCCAGGATTTGTGCCATTAGTAGAAGAGATGAAGTATAAAGACCCGACGATTACGAATATCATCATTCACCAAACATTGAAAAGTTGGCGTCAAACGGAAGCAGATACGGTCATTTTAGGATGTACCCATTATCCGTTACTCTATCAACCGATATTTGATTACTTTGGAAAGACGAAAACCGTTATTTCATCAGGATTAGAAACAGCGAGAGAAGTCAGTGCGCTCCTTACATTTAGTCATGAACATGCGCACTACACGCCTCAGCCAAAACATCGCTTTTTTGCGAACGGTGAAGTACGACATATGACTTATATTATTCAAGAGTGGCTCAAAATAGACGCTGAAGTTGAAAGAATTCAGTTAGGATAG
- the sdhB gene encoding succinate dehydrogenase iron-sulfur subunit: MAETQEKQQTSQQAQNSTSNRTIKLIIKRQKDQNSSPYEESFEIPYRENMNVIAALMEIRRNPINTKGEKTTPVTWDMNCLEEVCGACSMVINGKARQSCSAIIDQLEQPIRLEPMTTFPVIRDLQVDRTRMFDNLKRMKAWVPIDGTYDLGPGPRMPEKKRQTAYELSKCMTCGVCLEVCPNVTKTNSFVGAQAISQVRLFNLHPTGAMTKDERLDALMDQGGLQACGNSQNCVQACPKGIPLTTSIAAMNRETSFHMFKSFFGSDHEVE; this comes from the coding sequence ATGGCAGAAACACAAGAGAAACAACAAACATCACAACAAGCTCAAAATAGCACTTCAAATAGAACAATCAAGTTAATTATTAAACGACAAAAGGATCAAAATTCATCACCATATGAAGAATCTTTTGAAATTCCTTATCGTGAAAATATGAATGTCATCGCGGCATTAATGGAAATTCGTCGTAACCCAATCAATACAAAAGGTGAAAAAACAACACCTGTCACATGGGATATGAACTGTTTAGAAGAGGTCTGCGGTGCATGTTCAATGGTCATTAATGGTAAAGCGCGTCAATCATGTTCAGCGATTATCGACCAACTCGAGCAACCGATTCGTCTTGAACCGATGACGACATTCCCAGTGATTCGCGACTTACAAGTAGACCGTACGCGTATGTTTGATAACTTGAAACGTATGAAAGCATGGGTACCGATTGATGGTACGTATGACTTAGGTCCTGGTCCACGTATGCCAGAGAAAAAACGTCAAACAGCATACGAATTATCAAAATGTATGACGTGTGGGGTATGTTTAGAAGTATGTCCAAACGTGACAAAAACAAATAGTTTCGTCGGGGCTCAAGCCATTTCTCAAGTGCGTTTGTTTAATTTACATCCGACTGGTGCAATGACAAAAGACGAACGTTTAGATGCGTTAATGGATCAAGGTGGTTTACAAGCTTGTGGTAACTCACAAAACTGTGTGCAAGCTTGTCCAAAAGGTATTCCGTTGACAACTTCTATTGCAGCAATGAACCGTGAAACATCATTCCATATGTTCAAATCATTCTTCGGTTCTGATCATGAAGTAGAATAA
- the sdhA gene encoding succinate dehydrogenase flavoprotein subunit, translating to MAEKKIIVVGGGLAGLMSTIKAAEQGAHVDLFSIVPVKRSHSVCAQGGINGAVNTKGEGDSPWVHFDDTVYGGDFLADQPPVKAMTEAAPQIIHLLDRMGVMFNRTAEGLLDFRRFGGTLHHRTAFAGATTGQQLLYALDEQVRSYEVDGLVTKYEGWEFLGIVKDDDNAARGIVAQNITTSEIQSFGSDAVIMATGGPGIIFGKTTNSMINTGSAASIVYQQGVKYGNGEFIQIHPTAIPGDDKLRLMSESARGEGGRIWTYKDGKPWYFLEEKYPDYGNLVPRDIATREIFDVCVNQKLGINGENMVYLDLSHKDPHELDVKLGGIIEIYEKFTGDDPRKVPMKIFPAVHYSMGGLYVDYDQMTNIDGLFAAGECDFSQHGGNRLGANSLLSAIYGGTVAGPNAVKYVENIEKSYVDMDDSMYQKRVDEEQARFDKLLNMKGSENAYKLHRELGEIMTANVTVVRHNDKLLETDKKIVELMKRYQDIDMEDTSQWSNQAVFFTRQLWNMLVLARVITIGAYNRNESRGAHYKPEFPERNDDEWLKHTLAEYKGPDAPPEFTYKPVDVSLIPPRKRDYTSKSKGGKK from the coding sequence ATGGCAGAGAAGAAAATTATTGTTGTCGGAGGCGGTCTTGCCGGTTTAATGTCAACAATTAAAGCAGCGGAACAAGGGGCACATGTTGATTTGTTCTCGATTGTTCCAGTAAAACGCTCTCACTCAGTATGTGCACAGGGCGGTATTAACGGAGCGGTCAATACAAAAGGTGAAGGTGACTCTCCGTGGGTTCATTTCGATGACACAGTTTACGGTGGGGACTTCTTAGCGGATCAACCGCCTGTTAAAGCAATGACTGAAGCAGCACCACAAATCATCCACTTATTAGACCGTATGGGTGTCATGTTTAACCGTACAGCTGAAGGACTTTTAGATTTCCGTCGTTTCGGTGGAACATTACATCACAGAACGGCATTCGCTGGTGCGACAACAGGTCAACAATTATTATATGCATTAGATGAACAAGTACGTAGTTATGAAGTGGACGGACTTGTGACGAAATATGAAGGATGGGAATTTTTAGGTATCGTTAAAGATGATGACAATGCGGCACGTGGTATTGTTGCGCAAAATATCACAACTTCTGAAATTCAATCATTCGGTTCTGATGCAGTGATTATGGCTACGGGTGGACCAGGTATTATTTTCGGTAAGACGACAAACTCTATGATCAACACAGGATCAGCTGCGTCTATCGTATATCAACAAGGGGTAAAATATGGTAACGGTGAGTTTATCCAAATTCATCCAACAGCGATTCCTGGTGACGATAAATTACGTTTAATGAGTGAATCAGCACGTGGTGAAGGTGGCCGCATTTGGACATATAAAGACGGTAAGCCTTGGTATTTCTTAGAAGAGAAGTATCCTGATTATGGTAACCTCGTTCCTCGTGATATTGCGACACGTGAAATTTTCGATGTCTGTGTGAATCAAAAACTCGGTATTAACGGTGAAAACATGGTATACCTTGACTTATCACACAAAGACCCACATGAATTAGACGTAAAATTAGGGGGTATCATCGAAATTTACGAAAAATTCACAGGTGACGATCCACGTAAAGTACCAATGAAAATCTTCCCAGCAGTACACTACTCAATGGGTGGACTTTATGTAGATTATGATCAAATGACGAACATTGACGGTTTATTTGCAGCAGGGGAATGTGATTTCTCACAACACGGTGGTAACCGTTTAGGTGCCAACTCATTATTATCAGCAATTTATGGTGGTACTGTTGCTGGACCTAATGCTGTGAAATATGTAGAAAACATTGAAAAGTCATATGTTGACATGGATGATAGCATGTATCAAAAACGTGTGGATGAAGAACAAGCACGTTTTGACAAGTTGTTAAACATGAAAGGTTCTGAAAATGCATATAAATTGCATCGTGAACTGGGTGAAATTATGACTGCGAATGTGACAGTTGTTCGTCATAATGACAAATTGTTAGAAACTGACAAGAAAATTGTTGAATTGATGAAACGTTATCAAGATATTGATATGGAAGATACATCACAATGGAGTAACCAAGCTGTATTCTTCACACGTCAATTGTGGAACATGCTTGTGTTGGCGCGCGTCATTACAATCGGTGCTTATAATCGTAATGAATCTCGTGGTGCGCACTATAAACCAGAATTCCCAGAAAGAAATGACGATGAGTGGTTAAAACACACATTAGCTGAATATAAAGGGCCGGATGCACCACCAGAGTTCACTTATAAACCTGTTGATGTTAGCTTAATCCCACCTCGTAAACGTGACTATACAAGTAAGTCAAAAGGGGGTAAAAAATAA
- a CDS encoding succinate dehydrogenase cytochrome b558 subunit: MAHSKNQFYLRRLHSLLGVIPLGGFLLVHLMVNHQATQGVEAFNKAASMMESLPFLYALEIIMIYIPILYHAVYGVHIAFTASHNIGHHSYMRNWMFLFQRISGILTFIFVMIHMWQTRIQKFFGQEVNYDMVHDIVSNPIWLVFYIVCIIAVVFHFSNGLWSFLVTWGILQSPKSQKVFTWVSLVIFIVVSYIGVSAILAFV, translated from the coding sequence TTGGCACATTCAAAGAACCAATTCTACCTTAGACGTTTACATTCGTTACTTGGTGTCATTCCGTTAGGTGGCTTTTTACTCGTTCACTTAATGGTTAATCATCAAGCAACTCAAGGGGTGGAAGCATTTAATAAGGCGGCAAGCATGATGGAGTCGCTACCATTCTTATATGCTTTAGAGATTATCATGATATATATTCCAATTTTGTATCATGCGGTCTATGGCGTACATATCGCATTTACAGCGAGTCACAACATCGGGCATCATTCGTATATGCGAAATTGGATGTTCTTATTTCAACGTATTTCGGGCATTTTAACGTTTATTTTCGTAATGATTCACATGTGGCAAACACGTATTCAAAAGTTTTTTGGCCAAGAAGTGAACTACGATATGGTACATGATATCGTATCGAATCCGATTTGGTTAGTGTTCTACATCGTATGTATCATTGCGGTGGTATTCCATTTCTCAAATGGTTTATGGTCATTTTTAGTAACTTGGGGCATTTTGCAATCACCAAAATCACAAAAGGTATTCACTTGGGTATCCCTTGTTATCTTCATTGTGGTTTCATACATCGGTGTAAGTGCAATTTTAGCTTTTGTATAA